ACGGCATCGGTTGGGTCATTATTATCATTAGCGATCGCCAACTCCAATAGTTTGCCATTAGGACTGCCACTGTTATTTACTTCATCTTGGGCTTGAGCTGCACCGCGTAGTATCTCTTCTGCGACAGATTGAGTTGTACCGATAGGTACGCTCACGGCAATTTTGAGCCGATCTACTTTCTGGCGAGCTTTAGCATTGTTTAAGTAAATTAATGCTTCTGGGTCAGTGGAATTAGTTTTTCGATAAGCATCAAACTTTTCAATAGCAGTCTTACAGTCACTGTTAGCAAATGCTTGAACTCCAGCTTTTTTATCTGGGTTTGTATCTGGTTTTAATAAAATTTCTTCACCCAAGCTAATTCTATCACCTAAAGTAAACTCCTCTTTGGTACAGGAGTTTTCTATTGGCGGAACTCCAGGTTGAGATTTACTTCCTGGTCTCAAAAGGTAGACTACAGTACCGCCAATAACTAATCCGATTACTCCGATAATGCTAGCTGCTATATAGTTAAATTTGCCAGGTTCGGGAGGTGGGGGATTGACAATTACCGGAGGTGGGGTAAGTGGCTGTTCAGCAATTATTGGAGCTTCTATTAGGGCTATATCTTCATCTCTAAGTCCTAACGCTTGCTGAAGACGTTTCAAATTAGCGCCAGTTCTATCGCTGAGAGGAAACCCTTGTCTAATCTCGTCACGGAACGCTAGCTCATATTGCTGTAATTTTATCCTTTTGTTTTCGATAGGTGCTAAAACCTGAGTTTCAATTGCAGCAGCATCCTCAGATGATAATTGCAGGGTCTCTTGTAATGCATCCAATGCAGTGCGACCAGCAACAGAAATTTTACCGTTCCCGCCCTCTACCCAATACTCAACTTCTCGAAGATATGTGAGTCTGGGATCGTTACTTGGTGCTTTTGCAAGCTTTATTTTAAAGCCACCTTTGACAGGATATATCTCTGGTTTCATGGCTGGCGTACTTTCTTGGACCTTCTTGGCAGCGTATTCATGCAATTCATCAACAGAAATCCAACCATCTTCATCGCGGTCTGCTGCACCAGTCTCTAACCCCTCAACTATGTAGCTGGTGTAAGTTGAGGTATCTACCCCATGCTGTTCAAAAGCAAATTGAGTTGAAGTCGAAGATGTAAGAACAGCCCGCCCTTCTCCACCCAATTGGTTCTTGACATCCACAAAACCATCATCTTTAGCCGCCATACCCTCTGCAAATGCGCCGCTAAAGCAACAATCGAGAATCACTACCTCGCGTTTGGAGCGACTATTGCTCATAACCTCATGGACAAAGTTAGCCGGTACTGTTGTTGCCC
The Nostoc punctiforme PCC 73102 genome window above contains:
- a CDS encoding caspase, EACC1-associated type, translated to MAKVALLIGVSEYEPGLTPLPAATKDVEAIQRVLENPEIGGFNDVKVLLNPQRHEMEEAIEILFDNRQKDDLVLLFFSGHGIKDESGKLYFAARNTRKTDKGVPVRATTVPANFVHEVMSNSRSKREVVILDCCFSGAFAEGMAAKDDGFVDVKNQLGGEGRAVLTSSTSTQFAFEQHGVDTSTYTSYIVEGLETGAADRDEDGWISVDELHEYAAKKVQESTPAMKPEIYPVKGGFKIKLAKAPSNDPRLTYLREVEYWVEGGNGKISVAGRTALDALQETLQLSSEDAAAIETQVLAPIENKRIKLQQYELAFRDEIRQGFPLSDRTGANLKRLQQALGLRDEDIALIEAPIIAEQPLTPPPVIVNPPPPEPGKFNYIAASIIGVIGLVIGGTVVYLLRPGSKSQPGVPPIENSCTKEEFTLGDRISLGEEILLKPDTNPDKKAGVQAFANSDCKTAIEKFDAYRKTNSTDPEALIYLNNAKARQKVDRLKIAVSVPIGTTQSVAEEILRGAAQAQDEVNNSGSPNGKLLELAIANDNNDPTDAVQIANQFVKDTKILAVVGHNASNASIPAAYVYQKNGLVMISPTSFAQNLSNTGNYIFRTVPNVSLMADSLSRYAIKTMKKNNILICVDFKAVDNQSFKEELLTKITAAGGKINTTNCDVSSSNFNPSAVISQAINSKADGLVLGLYIDQIKKGLAVAEANKGQLALFSSPTLYTIETLEVGKANINGMVLAAPWHPAAFPDNPFLKNSQKLWRGRVNWRTATAYDATKAIVAGLQQNSTREGLQQVLHSPSFSVDGATGKIQFAQSGDRINNDIFLVKVQQIPGTDKYEFVLIKP